One genomic segment of Luteibaculum oceani includes these proteins:
- a CDS encoding OmpA family protein gives MKNLLGLIPLLFLGFSLLGQSKATVKANELFEQEAYQEAVQAYREAFLKEPSPVQKARIVFQIAECYRLVNDTENAKDWYQKSIKAKHNDPMHYYHLGTMLLKEQKYKEAIEQFENFQSAEPNSVLGANGIKSAKAAMEWGDKPTRWVVTNEEVINSSSMDMDPSFLDKRNTTLVFTSSREGSTGKDIDVRTGENFQDLWFTEKDRKGRWSEPALLDPTINTEVNEGSAELNAKRNTIYFTRCPIEKKEKVGCNVMKATYVGGKVSNITKVELKKEGQEKFTVGQPTVDKKEEVLVFSSDLEGGQGGNDLWMIVYDKKAKEWSEPKNLGPKINTPGEELFPFLHDDGSLYFSSDGHVGMGGLDIFVSQSIGEFRWGDPENLKAPMNSSFDDYGIVFNKTKKEGFFSSNREGGRGKDDIYSFYYPPMVFALQGTVMDRESGQPIEGVTVEVTGSDGSAFSAITDAMGSYAFGENGLQRYINEDVNYSISVRKQDYLIAKDRISTVGAQESMTFVLDFLLQFSPPNKAIELPEVLYELDKATLLPQSKDSLDFLYKILVDNPTAVIELRAHTDSRGDDKYNMELSQRRAQSCIDYLVSKGIARDRMVAKGFGETDPRITDEEIKYYPTDEAKELAHQQNRRTEFVVLNFDYVPKDKIESGNK, from the coding sequence ATGAAAAATTTATTGGGGCTTATCCCCTTGTTATTTCTTGGTTTTTCGCTTTTAGGTCAAAGTAAAGCTACAGTAAAGGCTAACGAACTTTTTGAGCAAGAAGCATATCAAGAAGCTGTTCAAGCATATAGAGAGGCTTTTTTAAAGGAACCATCTCCCGTGCAAAAGGCGAGAATTGTATTTCAAATTGCAGAGTGTTACCGTTTGGTAAACGATACCGAGAATGCTAAAGATTGGTACCAAAAGTCTATCAAGGCTAAACACAACGACCCCATGCATTATTACCACTTGGGGACTATGCTGCTGAAGGAACAGAAATACAAAGAAGCAATAGAGCAATTTGAGAATTTTCAAAGTGCAGAACCCAATAGCGTGCTTGGAGCAAATGGAATAAAATCTGCCAAAGCAGCAATGGAATGGGGCGACAAACCAACCCGTTGGGTGGTAACCAATGAGGAGGTTATTAACTCATCGAGTATGGATATGGATCCCAGTTTCCTGGATAAGAGAAATACTACGCTAGTTTTTACTTCCTCCAGAGAAGGTTCTACAGGTAAGGATATTGATGTAAGGACGGGAGAGAATTTTCAAGATCTGTGGTTTACAGAAAAGGATAGAAAAGGAAGGTGGTCCGAACCCGCTTTACTAGATCCAACCATTAATACCGAGGTTAATGAAGGATCTGCGGAGTTAAACGCCAAAAGAAATACCATTTATTTTACTCGCTGCCCAATTGAGAAAAAAGAAAAGGTGGGTTGTAATGTTATGAAAGCAACCTATGTGGGTGGGAAGGTGAGTAACATCACCAAAGTAGAGCTTAAAAAAGAAGGTCAGGAGAAATTTACCGTAGGACAGCCTACTGTTGATAAGAAAGAGGAAGTGTTGGTATTCTCCTCTGATTTAGAAGGTGGTCAAGGTGGAAACGATCTTTGGATGATCGTTTACGATAAAAAAGCTAAGGAATGGTCTGAGCCTAAAAATCTAGGTCCTAAAATCAATACGCCAGGAGAAGAGTTGTTTCCTTTCCTTCACGATGACGGGTCTTTATACTTCTCATCGGATGGTCATGTTGGAATGGGCGGACTAGACATTTTTGTTTCGCAGTCTATCGGAGAATTTAGATGGGGCGATCCAGAAAACTTAAAAGCTCCAATGAACTCTAGCTTCGATGATTACGGTATCGTATTCAACAAAACCAAAAAAGAAGGATTTTTCTCTTCAAACCGCGAGGGAGGAAGAGGTAAAGACGATATTTATTCGTTCTACTATCCACCAATGGTCTTTGCACTTCAAGGAACGGTTATGGATAGAGAATCTGGTCAGCCAATAGAGGGTGTAACGGTTGAAGTTACCGGATCTGACGGATCGGCTTTTTCGGCTATCACTGACGCAATGGGGAGCTATGCGTTTGGAGAAAATGGACTTCAACGTTATATCAACGAAGATGTAAACTACTCTATATCAGTGCGCAAGCAAGATTACCTGATAGCCAAGGATAGAATATCTACAGTTGGGGCTCAGGAGTCCATGACCTTTGTTTTAGACTTTTTACTTCAATTCTCACCCCCTAACAAGGCGATTGAGCTTCCAGAAGTGTTGTACGAGTTGGATAAAGCGACTTTGTTACCACAATCGAAAGATTCACTAGACTTTTTATACAAGATTCTTGTAGACAACCCAACTGCCGTTATTGAGCTAAGAGCACATACCGATAGCCGCGGAGATGATAAGTACAACATGGAGCTGTCGCAAAGAAGAGCACAATCTTGTATCGATTATTTGGTATCTAAGGGCATTGCCCGCGATAGAATGGTTGCCAAAGGATTTGGGGAAACAGATCCAAGAATTACCGATGAAGAAATTAAATACTATCCTACTGACGAGGCCAAGGAATTGGCGCACCAACAGAATAGAAGAACAGAGTTTGTGGTTTTAAATTTCGACTACGTTCCAAAAGACAAAATTGAGTCGGGGAATAAGTAG